Proteins found in one Salinimonas lutimaris genomic segment:
- a CDS encoding polysaccharide lyase 6 family protein: MRQYLMTICVLCIACLSMPIHATEYRVDSQRAYLDIAGKLKPGDTVILKNGDWSDFEIQFKGQGTADRPITLTAEEKGQVRLIGKSNLSLSGEHLIVSGLVFTNGYTPSSAVISFRTAKDKLAFHSRVTETVIDSYNNPDKQESDYWVALYGQHNRFDHNHLTGKQNRGVTVAVRLDSKQSQQNHHRIDHNYFGYRPTFGSNGAETLRIGTSHYSLTDSHTLVESNYFEKTNGEVEIISVKSGNNILRNNVFFEAQGTLTLRHGNGNLIENNIFLGNGVEHTGGIRVINKNQVIRNNYLEGLTGYRFGSGLTVMNGVPDSPINRYHQVDNALIENNTLINVDNIHLAAGSDAERTAVPVNSVMRNNLIINDQQQPFTVFDDISGIAFSGNVINKPVDKTMKQGFTQQKVKLQRNTSGLMQPVDKVEAGASQSLTKLGKAETGVSWYPKKPAQIPFESGSIHRIEASADALVKAIEQADDGDVLVLKAGQYIIPKLLTVNKVLTIKADSADTVKLSFQRTALFEIHDGGSLKLQRLTISGVESPDSAGNSVVRTKKWGMLSNYRLEILNCVFQDININHSFDVFTSGKGAFADNIILTDNTFNDITGDILVLNREIEDLGIYNAEYVTVTGNTFSQVDGALVKLRRGGTDESTFGPHFTLTENTLTGVGTGSRNKTEASVFLHGVQVADISANTFTDSAPIKVEHTVGEPETRITKNTFARTPEPAVEELRVTGSHTATIQNNNIVKGKGK; this comes from the coding sequence ATGCGCCAATACCTAATGACGATCTGTGTGCTTTGCATTGCATGTTTAAGTATGCCGATTCATGCCACAGAGTACCGGGTGGATAGCCAGCGAGCGTATCTGGATATTGCCGGTAAGTTAAAGCCTGGTGATACTGTTATTTTAAAAAACGGTGACTGGAGCGATTTTGAAATTCAGTTTAAAGGACAGGGAACCGCAGACCGGCCGATTACGTTAACCGCCGAAGAAAAAGGACAAGTCCGGTTAATCGGGAAGTCAAACCTGAGCCTGAGCGGCGAGCACCTGATAGTATCAGGACTGGTGTTTACCAACGGATATACTCCCAGCAGTGCGGTCATTTCCTTTCGTACCGCTAAAGACAAACTGGCTTTTCACTCCCGTGTTACCGAAACTGTCATTGACAGCTACAACAATCCCGATAAGCAGGAGTCGGATTACTGGGTTGCGCTGTATGGTCAGCATAATCGTTTCGACCACAATCACCTGACAGGAAAACAAAACCGTGGAGTCACCGTGGCGGTTCGTCTGGACAGCAAGCAGAGTCAGCAAAACCACCACCGTATCGACCACAATTATTTTGGCTACCGCCCCACCTTTGGATCCAATGGCGCTGAAACACTACGCATTGGAACTAGTCACTATTCACTCACAGACTCACACACTCTGGTGGAGTCTAATTACTTTGAGAAAACAAACGGCGAAGTAGAGATTATCTCTGTGAAGTCGGGCAACAACATATTGCGTAATAATGTATTTTTTGAAGCGCAGGGCACACTCACGTTGCGCCATGGCAACGGTAATCTGATTGAAAACAATATTTTTCTGGGCAATGGCGTGGAGCATACCGGCGGTATCCGGGTTATCAATAAAAACCAGGTGATCAGAAATAATTATCTTGAGGGGTTAACCGGGTATCGTTTTGGTAGCGGATTAACGGTTATGAATGGTGTACCTGACTCACCCATCAACCGATATCATCAGGTAGACAATGCGCTGATTGAAAACAACACACTGATAAATGTGGATAACATTCATCTGGCAGCGGGTAGTGATGCAGAACGTACTGCAGTGCCTGTAAACAGTGTGATGCGCAACAATTTAATAATTAATGACCAGCAACAACCCTTTACGGTTTTTGACGATATCAGCGGCATTGCTTTTTCCGGTAACGTCATCAATAAGCCGGTAGATAAGACAATGAAACAGGGTTTTACCCAGCAAAAGGTGAAACTGCAACGTAATACGAGCGGGCTGATGCAACCTGTAGACAAGGTGGAAGCAGGAGCAAGCCAGTCACTGACCAAACTGGGCAAAGCAGAAACCGGGGTTAGCTGGTATCCCAAAAAACCGGCTCAAATTCCATTTGAATCTGGCAGCATTCACCGTATTGAGGCCAGTGCTGATGCCCTGGTGAAAGCGATTGAGCAAGCCGACGACGGTGATGTACTGGTGCTCAAAGCGGGTCAGTACATTATTCCTAAATTGTTAACCGTTAATAAAGTACTCACGATCAAAGCTGACTCGGCTGACACCGTTAAGCTGTCATTTCAGCGCACCGCGCTGTTTGAAATTCACGACGGCGGTAGCCTGAAACTACAGAGGCTGACTATCAGTGGGGTGGAAAGTCCTGACTCAGCAGGCAATAGCGTGGTGCGTACAAAAAAGTGGGGAATGCTGAGTAACTATCGCCTGGAGATACTTAACTGTGTGTTTCAGGATATTAATATCAATCATTCGTTTGATGTATTCACATCAGGCAAAGGCGCATTTGCAGATAACATCATTCTGACCGACAACACATTTAACGATATTACCGGTGATATCCTCGTGCTTAACAGAGAAATTGAGGACCTGGGCATTTACAACGCAGAATATGTCACGGTAACCGGTAACACATTCAGTCAGGTGGATGGCGCGCTGGTGAAACTGCGTCGCGGAGGCACTGACGAAAGTACTTTCGGGCCTCACTTTACGCTAACAGAAAATACCCTGACAGGAGTGGGAACCGGCTCGCGCAACAAGACTGAGGCATCTGTTTTTTTGCATGGAGTACAGGTGGCAGATATCAGCGCGAATACCTTCACAGATAGTGCGCCAATCAAAGTAGAGCATACCGTGGGTGAACCTGAAACCCGGATTACGAAGAACACATTTGCCCGCACACCCGAGCCAGCAGTCGAAGAGCTTCGGGTAACCGGCTCCCATACTGCCACCATTCAAAATAACAATATTGTAAAAGGCAAAGGAAAATAA
- a CDS encoding NAD(P)-dependent oxidoreductase yields the protein MSKPTIGFIGLGLMGGNMVENLQNKGYDLIVMDLNQEAVAACTERGAKAAETGKALAEAADIIMLCLTTSTIVEKVLYAEDGVIAGLKEGAVVIDFGTSIPASTRKIGQDLAAKGVGMIDAPLGRTPAHAKDGKLNIMASGDKATFERVKPVLDEQGENVFYLGALGAGHTTKLINNFMGMTTVCAMSQAFAVAEKAGVDRQQLFEIMSTGPSSSPFMQFCKNYAVDGVSDLGFSIANANKDLGYFLQMVSDLGTESKIAQGSSANLQAAFDAGMGEGNVPEIFDYFVKLNK from the coding sequence ATGTCAAAACCTACTATCGGATTTATAGGCCTGGGCCTTATGGGCGGAAACATGGTCGAAAATCTGCAAAATAAAGGTTACGACCTGATTGTAATGGATCTGAATCAAGAAGCGGTTGCTGCTTGTACTGAACGCGGTGCAAAGGCCGCAGAAACAGGTAAAGCCCTGGCGGAGGCGGCAGACATTATTATGTTGTGCCTGACAACATCCACTATCGTTGAGAAAGTGCTGTATGCAGAAGATGGCGTGATAGCCGGACTCAAAGAAGGCGCAGTGGTGATTGATTTTGGTACCTCAATACCAGCATCTACTCGAAAGATTGGTCAGGACCTGGCTGCCAAAGGCGTGGGAATGATCGATGCACCGTTGGGGCGTACGCCTGCTCACGCCAAAGACGGCAAACTGAACATCATGGCCTCAGGCGACAAAGCAACCTTTGAGCGCGTGAAACCGGTGCTGGATGAGCAGGGCGAAAATGTATTTTATCTGGGCGCACTTGGCGCTGGTCACACTACCAAGCTTATTAACAACTTTATGGGGATGACCACGGTGTGTGCTATGTCACAGGCGTTTGCCGTAGCTGAAAAAGCCGGTGTTGATCGCCAGCAACTGTTCGAGATTATGTCTACCGGTCCATCCAGCTCTCCGTTTATGCAGTTTTGCAAAAACTATGCGGTTGATGGTGTCAGTGACTTAGGTTTCTCCATTGCAAATGCCAATAAAGACCTGGGGTACTTTCTGCAAATGGTCAGTGATCTTGGTACTGAGTCTAAGATTGCTCAGGGCTCTTCTGCCAACCTGCAAGCAGCATTCGATGCTGGTATGGGCGAAGGTAACGTACCGGAGATTTTCGACTACTTTGTCAAACTGAACAAGTAA
- the folA gene encoding type 3 dihydrofolate reductase → MKIGMIAAMANNRVIGADNSMPWHLPADLRHFKQTTLGKPVVMGRKTYESIGKALPGRLNIVVTGQRDYFLPDATVVDSLDTAIAVAEAMANGADELMIIGGGKVYEAMLSQADTLYLTFIDAQVSGDTYFPDYEASGHWQEVSRHAHEADEKNQYGYSFVTLQKAD, encoded by the coding sequence ATGAAAATAGGTATGATTGCCGCGATGGCAAACAACCGGGTGATTGGGGCAGACAACAGTATGCCCTGGCATTTGCCCGCAGACTTACGGCACTTTAAGCAAACCACGCTGGGTAAACCTGTTGTGATGGGCCGTAAAACTTATGAGTCTATTGGTAAAGCGTTACCGGGTCGCCTCAACATTGTGGTCACCGGTCAGCGAGATTATTTTCTGCCTGATGCGACAGTGGTCGACTCGCTGGACACTGCCATTGCGGTTGCTGAAGCGATGGCCAATGGTGCTGACGAGCTGATGATCATTGGTGGCGGCAAGGTGTATGAGGCGATGCTGTCGCAGGCCGATACCCTGTATCTTACGTTTATTGATGCACAGGTCAGCGGTGACACTTATTTTCCTGATTATGAAGCCAGTGGTCACTGGCAGGAAGTCAGTCGCCATGCTCATGAAGCCGACGAGAAAAATCAGTACGGCTACAGCTTTGTTACGTTGCAAAAAGCTGACTGA